In Chrysoperla carnea chromosome 2, inChrCarn1.1, whole genome shotgun sequence, the following proteins share a genomic window:
- the LOC123292685 gene encoding homeotic protein proboscipedia-like: protein MLKISVIVLVLFYIKNSVSIQNKIEKVYVHQKQQISDQDNTASASGYMYRSDGHGPATYVDLGGHPQQKYGLVQVPTKYYPQPQPQKYYQPEYLPEPQPQVIYQQPQEQYIAPAPQVIYQKPVAQYSNYILPKPVPFVEGSTGEEFKKGGGEQFNAEHFSKQGEKGEKGYKSKHDYEKGQKGHHGNEHHKGYYDENAGHKAGHSDSGAYYDEGHQAAKAAKGENFHESKGHKKGSKTTGFHNVYHKDEYKKDHTFYDEADVRGHHEKYGDEGAHHSSAAGGFKKGGSHDSAFLEKENGKQGHYDKGHNDQAHKGYKGQSGQEEYYSDLEAYKKNNEQSDGKEYGYKESDGKYY from the coding sequence ATGTTAAAGATCAGTGTAATTGTGCTCGTTCtattttacatcaaaaatagTGTGTCAAtccaaaataaaatcgaaaaagtttaTGTTCatcaaaaacaacaaatatcCGACCAAGATAATACAGCCAGTGCAAGTGGTTATATGTATCGTAGTGATGGGCATGGGCCAGCAACTTACGTCGATTTGGGTGGACATCCACAACAAAAATATGGTTTAGTGCAAGTACCAACCAAATACTATCCACAACCTCAACCTCAAAAGTATTATCAACCTGAATATCTACCAGAGCCTCAGCCACAAGTTATTTATCAACAACCACAAGAACAATACATTGCACCAGCGCCCCAAGTGATCTACCAAAAACCTGTTGCACAAtactcaaattatattttaccaaAACCAGTACCTTTTGTGGAAGGTAGTACTGGTGAAGAATTTAAGAAAGGCGGTGGAGAACAATTCAATGCtgaacatttttcaaaacaagGCGAAAAAGGCGAAAAAGGATATAAATCTAAACATGATTACGAGAAAGGTCAAAAAGGTCATCATGGAAACGAACACCATAAAGGTTATTATGATGAAAATGCTGGACATAAAGCTGGTCATTCTGATTCTGGAGCTTATTATGATGAAGGGCACCAAGCAGCAAAAGCAGCAAAAGGTGAAAACTTCCATGAATCAAAAGGGCATAAAAAAGGATCAAAAACTACTGGATTCCATAATGTATACCATAAAGATGAATACAAAAAAGATCATACCTTCTACGATGAGGCAGATGTAAGAGGTCATCATGAAAAATACGGTGATGAAGGGGCACACCATTCTTCAGCTGCTGGTGGATTTAAAAAGGGAGGTAGTCATGATTCTGCATtcttagaaaaagaaaatggaaaacaGGGACATTATGACAAAGGGCATAACGATCAAGCACATAAAGGGTATAAGGGACAAAGTGGTCAAGAAGAATACTATTCTGATTTAGAAGCTTACAAAAAGAACAACGAACAAAGTGATGGAAAAGAGTATGGATACAAGGAAAGTgatggaaaatattattaa